In Alosa sapidissima isolate fAloSap1 chromosome 4, fAloSap1.pri, whole genome shotgun sequence, the following are encoded in one genomic region:
- the c4h1orf74 gene encoding UPF0739 protein C1orf74 homolog, whose translation MLLLYQEDSVSDEPVKLQPSTLFILDLIVQSCRCNMDFCIKVARQFLRVGKKNKALSDSACLDLSAQFLAIDLGLKPAVLYDVNGASPVEVHHYLNALQEEGFVSSALRTVVLGGNIFIVNLDQIILHLQRLLLRRSLVVIDVCPSQVEPAAFDITLGGTEAMVKAMLSYFTKESVSQERNSILEIGEDLLQKWNLCTLFGVLLGYPATYWFDQDIGFDNCLSLVPLLVTKVSLTWQTAYGQHQFCLFSFSIPEVLWTQAKATFESWTQNLQQQFKRQTALTELNISKTNVTLPAVTL comes from the coding sequence ATGCTGTTACTGTATCAAGAGGATAGCGTCTCAGATGAACCAGTTAAGTTACAGCCATCCACCCTCTTCATCTTGGACTTAATCGTTCAGTCATGCAGATGCAACATGGATTTTTGTATTAAAGTAGCAAGACAGTTTCTACGCGTGGGGAAAAAGAACAAAGCTCTCTCCGATTCAGCCTGTTTAGATTTGTCGGCACAGTTTCTGGCCATAGATTTGGGTCTGAAACCTGCAGTCTTATATGACGTCAATGGTGCTAGCCCGGTGGAAGTCCATCATTATCTGAACGCTTTGCAAGAGGAGGGCTTTGTATCTTCTGCACTTCGCACAGTAGTGCTTGGTGGCAATATCTTTATAGTGAACCTCGACCAGATAATTCTACACTTACAGAGACTGCTTCTGAGACGCAGTCTGGTGGTCATTGACGTTTGTCCTTCACAGGTAGAGCCTGCTGCCTTTGACATCACTTTGGGTGGGACTGAGGCCATGGTCAAAGCTATGCTGAGTTATTTTACCAAGGAATCTGTGAGCCAAGAAAGAAATTCGATTCTTGAGATAGGAGAGGACTTGCTCCAAAAGTGGAACCTTTGCACTCTCTTTGGAGTTCTCCTGGGCTACCCTGCCACCTATTGGTTTGACCAGGACATAGGCTTTGACAATTGTCTGAGTCTGGTACCTCTCTTAGTAACCAAAGTTTCACTGACATGGCAGACAGCTTATGGACAGCATCAGTTTTGCCTCTTCTCCTTCAGTATCCCAGAGGTTCTGTGGACACAGGCCAAAGCCACATTTGAGAGCTGGACTCAAAATCTGCAGCAGCAATTCAAGAGACAGACTGCTTTAACAGAACTCAACATATCTAAAACAAATGTCACATTACCTGCTGTAAC